The proteins below come from a single Deinococcota bacterium genomic window:
- a CDS encoding Gfo/Idh/MocA family oxidoreductase, with the protein MRTFGFGVVGLGSIAKAHLDAIDKLPNARLMGVTSHSPEKAEAAARQHQQVKQHQVKAYPNVASMLLDPEVEVVCVTTPSGAHLEPALAAARAGRHIIIEKPLEVTVERAQAIVRAADAAGVKLATIFMSRFSDAHQHLKRSVEEGRLGRMLQGDAYVKWYRSQAYYDSAAWRGTWALDGGGALMNQAIHQLDLLLWLLGPVAEVFAYTATLNHERLEVEDTLVAVLRFESGALGSISAATSLYPGQPKVLELHGTAGTVRMKDDGVDLWQLADLTDGEQAEVLRRYSGQASGTFADPMAMSFDNHRRQIHDFLQAIETDAAPLVDGREGLRSVALVEAIYRAAQTKKPVTLTTP; encoded by the coding sequence GTGCGCACCTTTGGTTTCGGGGTGGTCGGACTCGGCAGTATCGCCAAGGCGCATCTGGACGCCATCGATAAACTGCCCAATGCGCGGCTGATGGGTGTGACGAGTCATTCGCCCGAGAAGGCCGAGGCGGCGGCGCGCCAGCACCAGCAGGTCAAGCAGCACCAGGTCAAAGCGTATCCCAACGTGGCCAGCATGCTCTTGGACCCGGAAGTCGAGGTCGTCTGCGTCACGACGCCGAGCGGAGCCCACCTCGAGCCGGCGCTGGCGGCCGCCAGGGCGGGCCGCCACATTATCATCGAAAAACCGCTCGAGGTCACGGTCGAGAGGGCGCAGGCCATCGTAAGGGCGGCCGACGCGGCCGGTGTGAAGCTGGCGACCATCTTCATGAGCCGCTTCTCGGACGCCCACCAGCACCTCAAGAGATCGGTCGAGGAGGGAAGGCTTGGCCGTATGCTGCAGGGGGACGCCTACGTGAAGTGGTATCGCTCGCAGGCCTACTACGACTCGGCCGCGTGGCGGGGCACCTGGGCCTTGGACGGCGGCGGGGCCCTGATGAACCAGGCGATTCACCAACTCGACCTGCTGCTCTGGTTGCTGGGCCCGGTGGCGGAGGTCTTCGCCTACACGGCCACCCTCAACCACGAGCGGCTCGAGGTCGAGGACACCCTCGTGGCCGTCCTACGCTTTGAAAGCGGCGCCCTTGGCAGCATCAGCGCCGCCACCTCGCTCTATCCAGGCCAGCCCAAAGTGCTCGAGCTTCACGGCACGGCGGGAACCGTGCGCATGAAGGATGACGGCGTCGACCTGTGGCAGCTCGCCGACCTCACAGACGGTGAGCAGGCCGAGGTGCTCCGGCGCTATTCAGGCCAGGCGTCCGGCACCTTCGCCGACCCCATGGCGATGTCCTTTGACAATCACCGCCGGCAGATACATGACTTCCTTCAAGCCATCGAAACGGACGCGGCCCCCCTGGTCGATGGCCGCGAGGGGCTACGGTCGGTCGCGCTGGTCGAAGCCATCTACCGGGCGGCCCAGACGAAGAAGCCTGTGACCTTAACGACACCATGA